The nucleotide window TTTCCACATGAAACGAAGAAATACTGGCAGAAAAGCGCCGCATCTTGGTCTGAAGTCCAGCGGTCCTGAAGGCATGGTGATATATCAAGTTGGTGGCAAACTTTAGATACCCAGCAGCCAGCGTATCCTCAGAATCTACCGAAAAATTTACCACCTTGTGACACACACGTCCTCTTCGTACGCACGTGCAAAGcgccccccgagagagagagagagagagagagagagagagttcaagttTCACTGTGTTGGTCCCATTTAGGACATGGAGGATGACAAGCAACGGCACAAAAAGCCAACATTACACGGAATgcaaataaccccccaaaaaacgtcAAATAATAGAATTATGATTATGAAGATAGATCTGTGGAAAGCAAGTGCAGaacaagaatttaaaaaaagaagtaacattATCTTACTAGTATACATTTTAGACATAAATGCATTTCTTATATTGGCATACTTTGGACAACTGGTTATAAAATGAAACTGTCTGTCCCGTTGTCTTGTAGACCGTGTAGGCAGcacacatttggcaaccagcctcctccatccctcgccGATATTTGTCcttgtgactgtctcactcaggtttagacctgtccactgtgagacgttgtcccatctctttcttctgccggcctcttctccttgctccctgcactgttccctgcaggaaggtcatggccagtcctgatgaacgCCAGACGTGGCCCTACCATTtcagtttccttttctttacagtggtcagtagaTCATCATGAGGCCCAGTTGCTTGCTGGACTCTTCTGCTGACTTCATCGTGTGTGATGTcgtaaaatgaaacacacacacacacacacacacacacacacacacacacacacacacacacacaaataaataaataaataaagagaaataaaaatcTAAGTCTGACTGCATCGAAAACGAATCAATGGCAAACTGAAAATGTCTGGTAATTACAGTTCACACAggcctttttattcttttctttttttccagtcaaccaacaaactatgtatgtatatatgtatgatagtcgtgtccgactatgaccatcagaacagcagaggaggcaacttttATCCAAACTATCTGTGCTAGAATATCATTATGATGGAGAGTGCCTTGCCTAAGTTGCATCctcactgtctcggccaagagggctttaagtCAGCGTTGGGATGCTTCCCAAAGGCTGCCGCACGAAGAGCTATGAGTGcactcttgcctcctagtttgggagtcgcagtccttcacaacaaACTAAAACGTTTCGGGACTCCTTTCCATGCCTACCTGTGGTGACGGGAGAGAAGGTGCGGGCTCCGCTCACCACCTCCCGCCTCGCTGCCGGAGGTAGCCGCTTGCTGTGAGTCCGACAGGTGCCCGCCGCCCCGCCAGTCCCCGGGCTGACGGAGTACAGGACGCACCGAGCATCACGCAAACACGTCAGGCCGCATTCAACCCTGGACCATGCCGGCCTCTGCCACAGCACGTCGTCCCTCCACATGACGTCATCCACAGGCAGCCTCTTGAAGATGGTGTTTCTGATTGGCTGAGGTGATGCAGCCTCAGTCACGTGGCCCCATGTCAGAGCTATGGCCAGCCACAGCAGATCTCTGGTTGGCtggttcattttttgtttcttcccgTGAAACATTCTCTTCTGGGACCTCGAAATGACGATGGGCAATAATTGAGGGAAATAGTTTGATAtgctaatcaatcaatcaatcaatcaatacatcaataaatacatcaattcattcattcattctttaaacGTTTATACAAAGATAAATCAATGAAttaatcatttcattcattcattcaatgttTTATAAAAAGGTAAATCACACCAAAACAATGATTCAATGACAAAATATTGAATATATTACCATTAATACAACATTTATTCCAACTTAACCATTAAACCACGATGATGTATTCGTAAAAATGTGTTTCTACGTAAGCGATCCTGTCATAATCTTCGCCGAAATAATCATGTTCATGATACAGTTTGTGAACTGTTAACATTTACATCTTACAGCATTTAAGGCTATGGATATTTACCAGTCCACGCAGCAGAACCAAACTTGGAGAAAAACTTGAAGGAAAACTAAAACCTCAGGCACGTTTCAATGGCCACCTTTTCCTCAAAGCGCACGGctggaaagaacaagaacaagaaaaaaactttaaatctccggcctccggcccctagaaagaggtcaaaagtacacaatatggtgatcacgtagggacaactcaatgtaaaatgcatactaacttaaacctgtagaacaaaagtgatTCTTGTGCATTGCaaattaattctaaatttcttcactgctgtcaacgaattcctgtcgtatcttcaaggCATtagatatataaacacagagtttatGAATACTGTAAattgaaccattcttcagcaagtgaacatacgattgaccttcagagttcagatgtttttgccctAAGTTATTGTGAGGtcacaactgtttataaaatgattttcatcttcgaccacgttacaacgtttacatgcgttaTTCGAATtcgaattacatttgaatgttctgaaAAATGGTCCATTTATTGGGAGTAAACTAAGCCGTAATTTTATCAAGCAGTCTTtgaacactttttatccacaaagtcaaaatattactCACATTCAAAACCAGTTCTGAACAGTCTGTAGGCACGGCTGGACAGCGGAGCAGACTGGTTCCAACAGACCCCGGAACGGAACGTTGTTCTGTGGTCCACATCACAGCCAGCCAGTGTCCCCCCAGGCCCACCATCACGTGATTACAACTCGTCCTCCagtcccctcaaggcctgactaagcgcgttgggtaacgctgctggtcaggcatctgcttggcagatgtggtgtagcgtatatggttttgtccgaacgcagtgacgcctccttgagctactgaaactgaaactgaaacctccagTCCTGATGCACACTGACTGACAACTCAGTGACAGCACGTTGGAGTCTGAACTCTGGCCGCTGATTGGTTCAGAACAGATGGACAGTATTGACTAAAGGGTGGTTTCTTAAAAACaggtgttttagttttgttttgttttttgtcaggaaggaagggagagttgCATGGGCATGTGAATCATGGttgaacatcccccccccccaccgccccccggaaccccctctcccccccaaaaaacaacaacaaaacaaaaccgtgaaaataactaactaactaatagaAATTACGTGCTGTTGACCCAGACTCAATGGTGAGATTTCAACTGACTGGACTTGACTGTTTGCCAACAAGCAGCAGTGTCTCATGGTGTTACTGCAGGGCGTGTGTCGTTGATGtgcacatgacgggcgcaatagccgagaggttaaaaggcattggactttcaatctaagggtcccgggttcgaatctcggtaacagcgtctgctgggttaagggtggagatttttctgatctcctaggtcaccatatatgcagacctgctggcGTCTGAAACCGCTTCGtaagtatacgcacgcagaagatcaaatacgcacgttaaagatcctgtaatccatgtcaatgttcggtgggttttggaaacatgaaaatacccagcatgcaacaacCAGCACAGAATCATCagcaagggaaagaagaagacatgataCAAGACAGAGGCCAAAAGGACATGATACAAGACAGAGGCCAAAACGACATGATACAAGACAGAGGCCACAAAGGACATGATACAAGACAGAGGCCACAAAGGACATGATACAAGACAGAGGCCAAAGGACATGATACAAGACAGAGGCCAAAAGGACATGATACAAGACAGAGGCCACAAAGGACATGATACAAGACGCAGGCCACAAAGGACATGATACAAGACGCAGGCTACAAAGGACATGATACAAGACACAagactctgtcactgtctcttcccgtcactctgtcactgtctcttcccACCACTCCGCCACTGTCTCTTCccgtcactctgtcactgtctcttcctgtgtcaccactctgtcactgtctcttcccgtcactctgtcactgtctcttcctgtgtcaccactctgtcactgtctcttcccgtcactctgtcactgtctcttcctgtgtcaccactctgtcactgtctcttcccgtcactctgtcactgtctcttcctgtgtcaccactttgtcactgtctcttcccaccactctgtcactgtctcttcccgtcactctgtcactgtctcttcccgtcactctgtcactgtctcttcctgtgtcaccactctgtcactgtctcttcccgtcactctgtcactgtctcttcccaccactctgtcactgtctcttcccaccactctgtcactgtctcttcccgtcactctctctctgtctctcttccgtcaCCCTGTCACTCGCTCACCACCACTCTGAGCACACTGCTACCCGCcgcctgtcactgtctctccaccACTCAGCACGACACTCCCACACTGCACTGCTCTCCCGTCACCTCCACTCGTCTCACCCGATCACCATCACTGCCATCCCACCACACTCACTGCCTACCACCATCACCCTTCACTGCACTACCACACacatctgtcactgtctttcccaCCACTCTGTCCTGGTTCTTCCGGGTTCGACTCTTTTTTGCCAGGCCTTAAATTCACTGTCTATTCCACACTTCACTGTCTGTCCCGCACTTGAATTGTTtcccaccatctgtctgtctcttcccgtaACTGTCACTGTTTCACcaatctgtcactgtctttcctgGAAACCTGTCACTTCTCTTCCCGTCACTGACTTTCTTCTT belongs to Babylonia areolata isolate BAREFJ2019XMU chromosome 13, ASM4173473v1, whole genome shotgun sequence and includes:
- the LOC143289336 gene encoding uncharacterized protein LOC143289336, with translation MFHGKKQKMNQPTRDLLWLAIALTWGHVTEAASPQPIRNTIFKRLPVDDVMWRDDVLWQRPAWSRVECGLTCLRDARCVLYSVSPGTGGAAGTCRTHSKRLPPAARREVVSGARTFSPVTTVRSRPAGVLLGMTLVYLFWGANLFQRRGDFDLLLRCRDIESNPGPNPDQGSSGSTGSMRQTRPSSSHPSRSAKEPSLADVMATIQDMNTGVNIEP